A window of the Miscanthus floridulus cultivar M001 chromosome 14, ASM1932011v1, whole genome shotgun sequence genome harbors these coding sequences:
- the LOC136502837 gene encoding pentatricopeptide repeat-containing protein At1g71460, chloroplastic-like gives MPSMASSAASSSSLAAISHPHFLPAKPVSPPKPLTHPLPARRPPRPQLVGAASTPRTSQAELRPDSKNAPALSAELHRLARAGRLPSALSLLDHLSHRGVPATASAFAALLSACRSLPHARQIHAHLRVHGLDTNEFLLARLVELYLALGATDDARGVLDGMQQHGASATAYSWNALLHGHVRRGRGEAAGPVADAFAEMRAAGASANEYTYGCVLKSISGSARPSMTMATATHATLVKNAFAGAPGMLMTGLMDVYFKCGKVKLAVRVFEEMPERDVVAWGAAIAGFAHKGMKREALEHFRWMVEDGVKVNCVVLTSIVPVIGELRARNLGREVHGFVLKKFGDRKDVAKVQAGLVDMYCKCGDMISGRRVFYSSKKRNAVSWTALMSGYASNGRPDQALRCIAWMQQEGIRPDLIAVGTVLPVCTKLKALGEGKQLHAYALRRWFLPNVSLCTSLITMYGTCDHLEYSHRVFHDMDKKTVQAWTALVDAYLKNGDPLTAINLFRSMLLTNRRPDAVAVTRMLSACCDIGALRLGKEVHGQVLKLRMEQLPLVAAEVVNMYGRCGDLKAAQRVFNRTESKGSMTCTAIIEAYAVNQRHKEALHLFIWMLSNKFVPTKATFDVVLKICDAAGLHDEALGIFNSMVQEYNLETSQENFDRIIRLLTGAGRISEAQRFADLKSTLFNLPTPVLNTEQD, from the coding sequence ATGCCATCCATGGCGTCTtcggccgcctcctcctcctccctcgcaGCAATTAGCCACCCTCATTTTCTCCCTGCCAAGCCCGTCTCCCCTCCCAAACCACTCACCCATCCGCTCCCCGCGCGGCGTCCACCCCGCCCGCAGCTCGTCGGCGCCGCCTCCACCCCCCGCACCTCCCAGGCGGAGCTCCGTCCGGACTCCAAGAACGCCCCCGCGCTGTCCGCCGAGCTCCACCGCCTCGCGCGCGCGGGGCGGCTCCCGTCCGCGCTCTCCCTCCTCGACCACCTCTCCCACCGTGGCGTCCCGGCCACCGCCTCCGCCTTCGCCGCGCTCCTCTCGGCGTGCCGCTCCCTCCCGCACGCGCGCCAGATCCACGCGCACCTTCGCGTCCACGGGCTGGACACCAACGAGTTCCTCCTCGCCAGGCTCGTCGAGCTCTACCTCGCGCTCGGCGCCACCGACGACGCGCGCGGGGTGCTCGACGGGATGCAGCAGCACGGCGCGAGCGCGACTGCCTACTCGTGGAACGCGCTCCTGCACGGGCACGTCCGCCGGGGACGCGGGGAGGCGGCGGGCCCCGTCGCCGACGCGTTCGCGGAGATGCGCGCGGCGGGGGCCAGCGCCAACGAGTACACGTACGGCTGCGTGCTCAAGTCCATCTCCGGGAGCGCCAGGCCGTCGATGACCATGGCCACCGCCACGCACGCGACGCTCGTCAAGAACGCTTTCGCGGGCGCGCCCGGGATGCTGATGACTGGGCTTATGGACGTCTACTTCAAGTGCGGGAAGGTGAAGCTCGCTGTGAGGGTGTTTGAGGAAATGCCTGAGAGGGACGTGGTCGCGTGGGGGGCAGCCATTGCTGGGTTTGCACACAAGGGGATGAAGAGGGAGGCCCTGGAGCATTTCCGGTGGATGGTGGAGGATGGGGTCAAGGTGAATTGTGTGGTGCTCACGTCAATTGTGCCAGTCATTGGAGAGTTGCGGGCGCGCAACTTGGGTAGAGAGGTTCACGGATTTGTGTTGAAGAAATTCGGAGATCGTAAAGATGTTGCAAAGGTCCAGGCGGGCTTGGTTGACATGTACTGCAAATGCGGTGATATGATCTCAGGTAGGCGAGTGTTCTATAGCAGCAAGAAGAGGAATGCTGTGTCGTGGACAGCTTTGATGTCTGGGTATGCATCTAATGGTAGGCCAGACCAGGCGCTGAGGTGCATAGCTTGGATGCAGCAAGAAGGAATCAGACCAGACCTCATTGCTGTGGGGACTGTTCTCCCAGTCTGCACAAAGTTGAAAGCGCTGGGGGAGGGGAAGCAGCTCCATGCATATGCTTTAAGGAGGTGGTTCTTGCCCAACGTCTCTTTATGCACATCACTGATCACCATGTACGGCACATGTGATCACTTGGAATACTCTCACCGAGTATTTCATGATATGGACAAGAAGACTGTACAAGCTTGGACTGCATTGGTTGATGCCTACCTCAAGAATGGAGACCCATTAACTGCTATTAATTTGTTCAGATCTATGCTGCTGACAAACCGCAGGCCTGATGCCGTTGCTGTCACCAGGATGTTGAGTGCCTGCTGTGATATTGGAGCATTACGACTCGGCAAAGAAGTGCACGGTCAGGTGCTAAAGTTGCGGATGGAACAACTCCCTTTAGTTGCAGCAGAAGTTGTAAACATGTATGGTAGGTGTGGAGACCTCAAAGCAGCACAGAGGGTTTTTAATCGAACAGAGTCCAAGGGATCCATGACCTGCACTGCGATAATAGAAGCTTATGCAGTCAACCAACGCCATAAGGAGGCGCTGCATCTCTTTATTTGGATGTTGTCAAATAAATTTGTTCCTACCAAGGCCACATTCGATGTGGTTCTGAAAATCTGCGATGCCGCTGGGTTGCACGATGAAGCCCTTGGAATTTTTAACTCTATGGTCCAAGAATACAACCTAGAAACATCCCAAGAGAATTTTGACCGCATCATCCGCCTCCTTACTGGTGCTGGCAGGATTTCTGAAGCACAGCGCTTTGCTGACCTGAAATCTACTCTGTTTAATTTACCAACTCCAGTTTTGAACACTGAACAGGATTGA
- the LOC136502838 gene encoding probable serine/threonine-protein kinase At1g54610 isoform X1: MVRVLLLPKQDWEVQAMVICCQVQRLARKTAKIGLSAINSFKKKALHLMGCLCSKGAKDDANATSGRRTPSRKSAADTISNNGSSAVLNAKTKEKLYGGEKVAVALDARISSGNNAELKGLSVEHVVAGWPSWLVNVAPKAVEGWLPRRADSFEKLAKIGQGTYSIVYKARDLESGKIVALKKVRFVNMDPESVRFMAREIHILRKLDHPNVIKLEGIVTSRVSQNLYLVFEYMEHDLAGLVATPGLKLTEPQIKCFVQQLLHGLDHCHKHGVLHRDIKGANLLIDSNGMLKIGDFGLAISYDPNNPQPLTSRVVTLWYRPPELLLGATEYGAAVDMWSTGCIVAELFAGKPIMPGRTEVEQIHKIFKLCGSPSENYCKKSKVPETAMFKPQQQYRRCVTETFKDLPPSAVLLIDSLLSLEPEVRGTAASALQSDFFRTKPLACDPSSLPKLPPSKEYDVRLRQEEARRQRNAALGGQGAESVKPGNENHVASRAIDIAAEVKQPTHTTSKSTCEKFNTEDSVPGFRVEPRALPTSVQVPECGSTWNKTGGYADHRSVLGRVYSSVRVARKKGSSNSNIPQYDAADLRNGIEITDHNQQVDRPVSSHQKDQQEDHGRKYKRIHYSGPLMPPGGNIEDMLKEHERHIQEAVRKARLCKGSK, translated from the exons ATGGTCAGAGTTCTGCTCCTCCCCAAG CAAGATTGGGAAGTTCAGGCAATGGTCATTTGTTGTCAAGTGCAGAGATTAGCAAGAAAAACTGCAAAAATTGGTCTCAGTGCAATTAACTCGTTCAAGAAGAAGGCATTGCATCTTATGGGCTGCCTTTGCTCCAAAGGCGCCAAAGATGATGCCAATGCCACTTCTGGACGCAGAACACCATCAAGGAAAAGTGCTGCTGATACAATTTCGAACAATGGCAGTTCAGCAGTGCTTAATGCAAAGACCAAAGAAAAATTGTATGGTGGAGAAAAAGTGGCAGTAGCTTTAGATGCTAGGATCAGCAGTGGTAACAATGCAGAGTTGAAAGGGCTCTCTGTTGAGCATGTCGTTGCTGGTTGGCCATCTTGGCTCGTAAATGTGGCGCCTAAAGCAGTAGAAGGCTGGTTGCCTCGGCGAGCAGATTCATTTGAGAAATTGGCCAAG ATTGGGCAAGGAACTTACAGTATCGTGTATAAAGCCCGGGATCTCGAATCTGGGAAGATTGTTGCACTAAAAAAGGTGCGGTTTGTCAACATGGATCCCGAAAGTGTGCGCTTCATGGCCAGAGAAATCCACATTCTTCGGAAACTGGATCATCCGAATGTCATAAAGCTTGAAGGGATTGTAACATCTCGTGTGTCGCAGAACCTCTACCTTGTCTTCGAGTACATGGAACATGACCTTGCCGGTCTTGTTGCAACTCCAGGCCTCAAGCTCACTGAGCCACAG ATAAAATGCTTCGTTCAGCAGCTGCTCCATGGCCTCGATCATTGCCACAAACACGGGGTTCTGCATAGGGATATCAAAGGCGCAAACCTATTAATTGACAGCAACGGAATGCTCAAGATTGGAGACTTTGGCTTGGCAATATCATATGATCCCAACAATCCACAGCCACTGACAAGCCGTGTTGTGACATTATGGTACAGACCACCAGAGCTTTTGCTGGGTGCCACAGAGTATGGTGCTGCGGTGGATATGTGGAGTACAGGATGCATTGTGGCAGAATTGTTCGCTGGCAAACCAATCATGCCAGGAAGAACTGAG GTGGAGCAAATTCACAAGATCTTTAAGCTATGTGGCTCGCCATCTGAgaattattgcaagaaatcaaAGGTGCCAGAAACAGCAATGTTCAAGCCTCAGCAGCAATATAGGCGGTGTGTTACCGAGACTTTCAAAGATTTGCCCCCTTCAGCTGTACTTCTCATAGATTCCTTGCTTTCACTAGAACCAGAAGTTCGTGGAACAGCTGCCTCAGCTCTTCAAAGTGAT TTTTTCAGAACCAAACCACTTGCTTGCGACCCTTCAAGCCTTCCAAAACTCCCACCAAGCAAAGAATATGACGTTAGACTTAGGCAAGAAGAAGCGAGGAG GCAAAGAAACGCAGCACTTGGCGGGCAAGGAGCTGAATCGGTCAAACCTGGAAATGAGAATCATGTGGCCAGTCGCGCCATTGATATTGCTGCTGAAGTTAAG CAACCCACACATACCACTTCGAAGAGCACCTGTGAGAAGTTCAACACCGAGGACAGTGTGCCAGGGTTCCGGGTAGAGCCGCGGGCATTGCCAACCTCAGTGCAGGTTCCTGAATGTGGATCCACATGGAATAAAACAGGGGGTTACGCCGATCATCGTTCGGTTCTCGGTCGTGTGTACAGCTCTGTTCGTGTTGCAAGGAAGAAAGgatcatcaaattcaaatataCCACAGTATGACGCTGCAGATTTGAGGAATGGTATTGAGATTACTGATCACAACCAGCAAGTAGATAGGCCTGTCTCTTCTCATCAGAAGGACCAGCAGGAG GACCATGGAAGAAAGTACAAAAGGATCCACTACTCTGGACCATTGATGCCACCAGGTGGGAACATCGAAGATATGCTCAAGGAGCACGAGAGGCACATCCAAGAAGCGGTGCGCAAAGCGCGCCTCTGTAAGGGAAGCAAATAG
- the LOC136502838 gene encoding probable serine/threonine-protein kinase At1g54610 isoform X2: MVICCQVQRLARKTAKIGLSAINSFKKKALHLMGCLCSKGAKDDANATSGRRTPSRKSAADTISNNGSSAVLNAKTKEKLYGGEKVAVALDARISSGNNAELKGLSVEHVVAGWPSWLVNVAPKAVEGWLPRRADSFEKLAKIGQGTYSIVYKARDLESGKIVALKKVRFVNMDPESVRFMAREIHILRKLDHPNVIKLEGIVTSRVSQNLYLVFEYMEHDLAGLVATPGLKLTEPQIKCFVQQLLHGLDHCHKHGVLHRDIKGANLLIDSNGMLKIGDFGLAISYDPNNPQPLTSRVVTLWYRPPELLLGATEYGAAVDMWSTGCIVAELFAGKPIMPGRTEVEQIHKIFKLCGSPSENYCKKSKVPETAMFKPQQQYRRCVTETFKDLPPSAVLLIDSLLSLEPEVRGTAASALQSDFFRTKPLACDPSSLPKLPPSKEYDVRLRQEEARRQRNAALGGQGAESVKPGNENHVASRAIDIAAEVKQPTHTTSKSTCEKFNTEDSVPGFRVEPRALPTSVQVPECGSTWNKTGGYADHRSVLGRVYSSVRVARKKGSSNSNIPQYDAADLRNGIEITDHNQQVDRPVSSHQKDQQEDHGRKYKRIHYSGPLMPPGGNIEDMLKEHERHIQEAVRKARLCKGSK, translated from the exons ATGGTCATTTGTTGTCAAGTGCAGAGATTAGCAAGAAAAACTGCAAAAATTGGTCTCAGTGCAATTAACTCGTTCAAGAAGAAGGCATTGCATCTTATGGGCTGCCTTTGCTCCAAAGGCGCCAAAGATGATGCCAATGCCACTTCTGGACGCAGAACACCATCAAGGAAAAGTGCTGCTGATACAATTTCGAACAATGGCAGTTCAGCAGTGCTTAATGCAAAGACCAAAGAAAAATTGTATGGTGGAGAAAAAGTGGCAGTAGCTTTAGATGCTAGGATCAGCAGTGGTAACAATGCAGAGTTGAAAGGGCTCTCTGTTGAGCATGTCGTTGCTGGTTGGCCATCTTGGCTCGTAAATGTGGCGCCTAAAGCAGTAGAAGGCTGGTTGCCTCGGCGAGCAGATTCATTTGAGAAATTGGCCAAG ATTGGGCAAGGAACTTACAGTATCGTGTATAAAGCCCGGGATCTCGAATCTGGGAAGATTGTTGCACTAAAAAAGGTGCGGTTTGTCAACATGGATCCCGAAAGTGTGCGCTTCATGGCCAGAGAAATCCACATTCTTCGGAAACTGGATCATCCGAATGTCATAAAGCTTGAAGGGATTGTAACATCTCGTGTGTCGCAGAACCTCTACCTTGTCTTCGAGTACATGGAACATGACCTTGCCGGTCTTGTTGCAACTCCAGGCCTCAAGCTCACTGAGCCACAG ATAAAATGCTTCGTTCAGCAGCTGCTCCATGGCCTCGATCATTGCCACAAACACGGGGTTCTGCATAGGGATATCAAAGGCGCAAACCTATTAATTGACAGCAACGGAATGCTCAAGATTGGAGACTTTGGCTTGGCAATATCATATGATCCCAACAATCCACAGCCACTGACAAGCCGTGTTGTGACATTATGGTACAGACCACCAGAGCTTTTGCTGGGTGCCACAGAGTATGGTGCTGCGGTGGATATGTGGAGTACAGGATGCATTGTGGCAGAATTGTTCGCTGGCAAACCAATCATGCCAGGAAGAACTGAG GTGGAGCAAATTCACAAGATCTTTAAGCTATGTGGCTCGCCATCTGAgaattattgcaagaaatcaaAGGTGCCAGAAACAGCAATGTTCAAGCCTCAGCAGCAATATAGGCGGTGTGTTACCGAGACTTTCAAAGATTTGCCCCCTTCAGCTGTACTTCTCATAGATTCCTTGCTTTCACTAGAACCAGAAGTTCGTGGAACAGCTGCCTCAGCTCTTCAAAGTGAT TTTTTCAGAACCAAACCACTTGCTTGCGACCCTTCAAGCCTTCCAAAACTCCCACCAAGCAAAGAATATGACGTTAGACTTAGGCAAGAAGAAGCGAGGAG GCAAAGAAACGCAGCACTTGGCGGGCAAGGAGCTGAATCGGTCAAACCTGGAAATGAGAATCATGTGGCCAGTCGCGCCATTGATATTGCTGCTGAAGTTAAG CAACCCACACATACCACTTCGAAGAGCACCTGTGAGAAGTTCAACACCGAGGACAGTGTGCCAGGGTTCCGGGTAGAGCCGCGGGCATTGCCAACCTCAGTGCAGGTTCCTGAATGTGGATCCACATGGAATAAAACAGGGGGTTACGCCGATCATCGTTCGGTTCTCGGTCGTGTGTACAGCTCTGTTCGTGTTGCAAGGAAGAAAGgatcatcaaattcaaatataCCACAGTATGACGCTGCAGATTTGAGGAATGGTATTGAGATTACTGATCACAACCAGCAAGTAGATAGGCCTGTCTCTTCTCATCAGAAGGACCAGCAGGAG GACCATGGAAGAAAGTACAAAAGGATCCACTACTCTGGACCATTGATGCCACCAGGTGGGAACATCGAAGATATGCTCAAGGAGCACGAGAGGCACATCCAAGAAGCGGTGCGCAAAGCGCGCCTCTGTAAGGGAAGCAAATAG
- the LOC136502839 gene encoding putative methyltransferase At1g22800, mitochondrial produces MASSAAAARRLLLLRHRHGHLLPKCHFSSSSAADGLDDGGGGGRVKIFDRDLKRRHRDRAAWAMRETDGLVDAVAENLLDRLEDCRKAFPSALCLGGSAGAVRRLLCGRGGIERLIMMDMSADMVKKWRESENSSGDEPETHFVVGDEEFLPIKESSQDLIISCLGLHWTNDLPGAMIQCRLALQPDGLFLAAILGGETLKELRIACTVAQMEREGGISPRMSPLAQVRDAGNLLTRAGFTIPGVDVDQYTIKYNNAFELVEHLRAMGETNALFQRNPVLKRDTALATAAIYQSMFGLEDGSIPATFQVIYMTGWREHPSQQKAKRRGSATISFSDIQKQFSLSEN; encoded by the exons ATGGCTTCCtcggccgccgccgctcgccgccttctcctcctccgccaccgccatggccatcTTCTCCCCAAATGCCACTTCTCTTCCTCTTCCGCTGCTGACGGCctcgacgacggcggtggcggcggccgcgtCAAGATCTTCGACCGCGACCTGAAGCGCCGGCACCGGGACCGCGCGGCGTGGGCGATGCGTGAGACCGACGGGCTCGTGGATGCCGTCGCCGAAAACCTCCTCGACCGCCTCGAGGACTGCAGGAAAGCCTTCCCCTCCGCGCTCTGCCTCGGGGGCTCCGCCGGTGCCGTCCGCCGCTTGCTCTGCGGCCGCG GTGGAATTGAGAGGCTGATCATGATGGACATGTCAGCCGACATGGTGAAGAAGTGGCGAGAGTCAGAGAATTCCAGTGGTGACGAACCTGAGACGCACTTTGTTGTCGGCGATGAGGAGTTCCTTCCCATCAAAGAGAG TTCACAGGATTTGATAATAAGCTGTCTTGGACTTCATTGGACAAATGATCTACCTGGAGCAATGATACAG TGTAGGCTGGCATTGCAACCTGATGGCCTTTTTCTGGCAGCAATTCTTGGTGGAGAAACACTGAA GGAGCTTAGAATTGCATGCACAGTTGCTCAAATGGAACGTGAAGGGGGCATCAGTCCTCGAATGTCCCCTTTAGCGCAA GTCCGTGACGCAGGAAACCTTTTGACAAGGGCAGGTTTCACTATTCCAGGAGTTGATGTTGATCAGTATACCATTAAATACAATAATG CTTTTGAACTTGTTGAACATCTTAGAGCAATGGGGGAAACAAATGCTCTCTTTCAAAGAAATCCT GTGTTGAAAAGGGATACAGCCTTGGCAACTGCAGCAATTTACCAGTCAATGTTTGGGTTAGAAGACGGATCTATTCCAGCAACCTTTCAA GTAATTTACATGACTGGCTGGAGGGAGCATCCATCACAGCAAAAGGCTAAGAGAAGGGGTTCTGCGACCATATCATTCAGTGATATACAGAAACAATTTAGTCTCAGTGAGAACTGA